One stretch of Pelmatolapia mariae isolate MD_Pm_ZW linkage group LG3_W, Pm_UMD_F_2, whole genome shotgun sequence DNA includes these proteins:
- the LOC134623957 gene encoding P2Y purinoceptor 14-like, whose translation MVHTKNETMPSNQTCGNVDTSVNPFFMLVYSLVFLVGLPLNGFIMQFYCCQARQQASSSLMVYLKNLTAADFLLCLSLPLRIIHYAISSPIVRLLHCTVGASAFFLNMYTSIIFMTYIAANRYRKIVHPSGTHIPQTVRTARIISVITWVILLAPTITFISFFISSKKPLTSNHCVDSFNSSVSLLYKILHTFSAIIVLLVFISLVFFYYSISRRVLQAQQSQLASSGSEKLVKSRRNMLVLVSIFCVCFVPYHLVRLPITFLFNSCSVDPVLYNLQETAAMVSVFNVCLDPLVYFYLSKTFRAQVRKASRRTNIQQANEESESSREQLDITTSTPVLQGSDL comes from the exons ATGGTTCACaccaaaaatgaaacaatgCCTTCGAACCAAACCTGTGGTAATGTCGACACATCAGTCAACCCTTTCTTTATGCTGGTCTACAGTCtggtgtttctg GTGGGTTTACCCCTCAATGGTTTCATCATGCAGTTTTACTGTTGCCAAGCTCGGCAGCAGGCATCGAGCAGCTTGATGGTCTACCTGAAGAACCTGACAGCTGCTGACTTCCTGCTCTGCCTCTCTCTGCCACTGCGCATAATCCACTATGCCATCAGCTCTCCCATCGTTCGGCTGCTCCACTGCACAGTTGGAGCTTCTGCTTTTTTCCTCAACATGTACACCAGCATCATATTTATGACGTACATAGCTGCCAATAG GTATCGGAAAATCGTACATCCTTCAGGAACTCACATCCCGCAAACAGTACGAACAGCGAGAATCATCTCTGTCATCACCTGGGTTATTCTCCTGGCTCCAACAATCACTTTTATCAGCTTTTTTATCAGCTCCAAGAAACCTTTGACCTCTAATCACTGTGTTGATTCCTTTAATTCATCTGTCAGCCTGCTGTACAAAATCCTCCACACCTTCTCTGCAATTATTGTCCTCTTAGTCTTCATATCCCTGGTGTTCTTCTACTACAGCATCTCCCGCAGGGTGTTGCAGGCACAGCAGAGTCAGCTGGCCTCCTCTGGCTCGGAGAAGCTGGTGAAGTCTCGCAGGAACATGTTGGTGCTGGTCAGCATcttctgtgtttgctttgtccCCTATCACCTGGTTCGTCTTCCcattacttttctttttaacagcTGCTCTGTGGATCCAGTTTTGTACAACCTGCAGGAGACGGCTGCTATGGTGTCAGTTTTCAACGTCTGTCTGGACCCTCTTGTTTACTTTTACCTCAGTAAGACTTTTCGAGCTCAGGTGAGAAAGGCGTCCAGGAGGACCAACATCCAACAAGCAAATGAGGAGAGCGAGAGCAGCAGGGAGCAGCTGGACATCACTACATCAACACCAGTGTTGCAGGGCAGTGATCTGTAA